CGGGTGAGGCGAACGAGCTGCCTGGAAACATGGGCAATCTGTGCACAGCGCCTTAAGCGCCCTTGATCTCACTCAGAGTATCAATGCAAAAGGGCTCCGAGGGATTGGGGGGCGATTGGGGTCTTGTTAAGGTATTGTTAGCGCCCTTCATGCACGCAAGGATTGCCATGCCGACACGCTTGACGGGGGCTTCCGCCGGTCTGTAGCGTCAGGCCTATCGCCGGCCGCCGAAGCCTCGCCGTGCCAACCAGATTGCCGAGATGAACGCCATGCGCTCGTTGCCCGACTCCACATGCCACCCACGCAGCGCCGCCGAGGCTTCCCGATGAAGATGCCCCGGCTGTTTGGCTCGGGGACCTCGAAGACGTGGTCGGGCATGGGCGCGCGCGTGGTGTGGACCGTCGCCGGTGTCTACATGCTCCTGATGGCGCTCGGTGCTGGGCTCGCCGCGTGGACTGGCTCCTCGAGCACGTGCGCGTCATGCCACGAGATCGCGCCATTGGTCGCAACGTGGAAGACGTCGTCCCACGCCGACGTCGGCTGTCCGGCATGTCACGAGCCCGTTCGCTCTTGGGCGGCCTTCCCCGAGACATTCCTGTGGCGCGCGCAGAGACTGCAGCGCGACGTCGCGGCACACCGCGCGAACCCCAACGCGAGCACGCTGCCCTCTTCGGCAGCCATGCCCCAACTCATTCCGGACGAGAACTGTCTGCAGTGCCACGACCTGTCGCGCGCCGTCACGCTGCCAACCGGGCTGACGATGGATCACGCCAAGCACGTCGCGCGCAACAAGTCGTGCGTCTCGTGCCACTGGTCGGTTGCGCACCCGGTCCCCGACACCGAGAAGCCGCTCGCGCTGATGGAGCGCTGCTTCACGTGCCACGGCCAGCCCGGTTCCAAGGCGTCGGCAGCGTGCACGCTGTGTCATCCCAAGGACTTCACGTGGCGTCCCGAGTCCCACAAGCCCCCATACGCCTGGCTCGCTAACCACGGCAAGGCCGCCAAAGCCAACCGCCAGCCGTGCCTGATGTGCCACGAGCAAAGCTTCTGCTCCAACTGCCACGGGATGCCGATGCCGCATCCCGCCGGTTGGGCCCAGGGCAACCCACCTGCTCACGCGCAGTACGCCAAGACCAACTCGCAAGTGTGCGTGCAATGCCACGGCCCAGCGCCCAACTTGTGCTCCATGTGTCACCACCAGGGCTACGACCCCAAGAACGGTCCGTGGGCATCCAATCACGTCGCCACAGTCAACGCACGCGGTGCGGCGTTTTGCTTGAGCTGCCACGACGAGGTGTTCTGCTCGACGTGCCACAACAACATGTCCAAGGCGCGTGCGGCCAGCGCAACACCGACTCCGTAGGCCAGGAGCTCTGCGAGCCATGTGTGTGCGATTGGCGGCGGGGTGAGTCGCCTACGACTCCGCAGGCTGGACGGTCGATGCGGTGTCATCCGGCGCCGGTTTGCCCGCCTTCGCACCGCGGGCCGCCTTCACGGCCTCAAGCGCAGC
This portion of the Coriobacteriia bacterium genome encodes:
- a CDS encoding NapC/NirT family cytochrome c, with protein sequence MKMPRLFGSGTSKTWSGMGARVVWTVAGVYMLLMALGAGLAAWTGSSSTCASCHEIAPLVATWKTSSHADVGCPACHEPVRSWAAFPETFLWRAQRLQRDVAAHRANPNASTLPSSAAMPQLIPDENCLQCHDLSRAVTLPTGLTMDHAKHVARNKSCVSCHWSVAHPVPDTEKPLALMERCFTCHGQPGSKASAACTLCHPKDFTWRPESHKPPYAWLANHGKAAKANRQPCLMCHEQSFCSNCHGMPMPHPAGWAQGNPPAHAQYAKTNSQVCVQCHGPAPNLCSMCHHQGYDPKNGPWASNHVATVNARGAAFCLSCHDEVFCSTCHNNMSKARAASATPTP